From Desulfuromonas soudanensis, the proteins below share one genomic window:
- the recD gene encoding exodeoxyribonuclease V subunit alpha: MGENTRKTLESSGLFSALSLHFARFLRTLDPGGDDALFLAAALVSEQTSRGDICLNLDAVAGRPLTVGGEALPGFCAPELPEWTERLRSSTVVGSPGEFTPLVLDRRGRLYLYRYWDYQGRLAGELLSRGGRKSVVDEVLLGEGLTRLFGAGEKGIVDWQKVAALAAVLGNFAVISGGPGTGKTSTVVKILALLLEQADGAPLHLALAAPTGKAAARLQESIAAARQMLPVGEGVRRRIPDQVSTIHRLLGTIRGSSRFRHDRNNPLPCDLVVVDEASMVDLPLMVKLVEAIPKQARLILLGDRDQLASVEAGAVLADICAGGGRPRFSPEFVRRAAEIAGLTLPATSGTGGLEDTLVVLQKSYRFAADSGISALCRAVNAGDGPGALALCDDPAQSDLRFSPLPGASGMGAALAAEVVAGYGAMLRAATAEDAFAQLGRFMILTPLRRGPWGVAGLNATVEGILQRAGLIREGSRWTPGQPLMITSNDYRLGLFNGDLGLILPDPDSGGQLRAFFPRGAGVYRKIAPARLPEHQTAYAMTVHKSQGTEFDRVLLLLPGEEDGNLARELIYTGISRARRSVALWGGRELFAAAVARRTVRESGLSEALRGEAAQGEEEEVD; the protein is encoded by the coding sequence ATGGGTGAGAATACCCGGAAGACCCTGGAGAGCTCCGGGCTCTTCAGCGCTCTGAGCCTGCACTTCGCCCGCTTTCTCCGCACGCTGGACCCCGGGGGGGACGACGCGCTCTTCCTGGCTGCGGCACTGGTCAGCGAACAGACCTCGCGCGGGGATATCTGTTTGAATCTCGACGCGGTCGCCGGCCGGCCGCTGACGGTCGGTGGGGAGGCGCTCCCTGGTTTTTGCGCCCCGGAGTTGCCGGAGTGGACGGAACGGCTGCGCTCCTCGACGGTGGTCGGGAGCCCCGGGGAATTCACCCCCCTGGTCCTCGACCGCCGCGGACGGCTCTACCTCTACCGCTACTGGGATTATCAGGGCCGCCTGGCCGGGGAACTCCTGTCCCGGGGGGGGAGAAAAAGCGTCGTCGACGAGGTTCTCCTCGGCGAAGGGCTCACCCGCCTCTTCGGCGCCGGGGAAAAAGGGATCGTCGACTGGCAGAAGGTAGCCGCCCTGGCCGCCGTCCTCGGGAATTTCGCCGTCATCTCCGGGGGTCCCGGAACCGGGAAAACCTCCACGGTGGTCAAGATTCTCGCTCTTCTCCTCGAACAGGCCGACGGCGCTCCCCTGCACCTTGCCCTGGCGGCCCCGACAGGCAAGGCGGCGGCCCGGCTGCAGGAGTCGATTGCCGCGGCGCGTCAGATGCTCCCCGTAGGAGAGGGGGTTCGGCGGAGGATTCCCGATCAGGTGTCCACTATCCACCGGCTCCTCGGCACAATCCGGGGGTCATCCCGGTTCCGTCATGATCGCAATAATCCGCTCCCCTGCGATCTGGTGGTGGTGGATGAGGCCTCGATGGTCGATCTCCCCCTGATGGTCAAGCTGGTGGAGGCGATACCGAAGCAGGCGCGCCTGATTCTCCTCGGCGACCGGGACCAGCTCGCTTCCGTTGAGGCGGGTGCGGTTTTGGCCGACATCTGCGCCGGCGGCGGACGGCCGCGTTTTTCTCCGGAGTTCGTCCGCCGGGCGGCCGAAATCGCCGGTCTGACTCTTCCCGCCACGTCCGGGACGGGGGGGCTCGAGGACACCCTCGTCGTCCTGCAGAAAAGCTACCGTTTTGCTGCTGACAGCGGCATCAGTGCCCTGTGCCGGGCGGTCAACGCCGGCGACGGTCCCGGGGCCCTGGCTCTTTGCGACGACCCGGCGCAAAGTGATCTCCGGTTCTCTCCCCTTCCCGGAGCCTCCGGGATGGGGGCGGCCCTGGCCGCCGAGGTCGTCGCCGGGTACGGAGCGATGCTGCGTGCGGCGACGGCGGAGGACGCCTTCGCCCAGCTCGGGCGCTTCATGATTCTTACCCCCTTGCGCCGCGGCCCCTGGGGAGTCGCGGGACTCAACGCGACCGTCGAGGGGATCCTGCAACGCGCCGGGTTGATCAGGGAGGGGAGCCGATGGACCCCGGGGCAGCCGCTGATGATCACGTCCAACGATTACCGTCTCGGACTCTTCAACGGCGATCTCGGACTCATTCTCCCCGACCCCGACTCCGGCGGCCAGCTCAGGGCCTTTTTTCCTCGCGGCGCCGGTGTTTACAGGAAAATTGCCCCGGCGCGCCTGCCGGAGCATCAGACGGCCTACGCCATGACGGTGCACAAGAGTCAGGGGACGGAATTCGACCGGGTTCTCCTTTTGCTGCCGGGGGAAGAGGACGGGAATCTGGCAAGGGAGCTGATCTATACGGGGATCAGCCGGGCGCGCCGCTCAGTGGCCCTCTGGGGCGGGCGGGAACTCTTCGCCGCGGCGGTGGCGCGACGAACCGTGCGGGAATCCGGGCTTTCCGAAGCCCTTCGGGGAGAGGCGGCGCAGGGAGAAGAGGAAGAGGTTGATTGA